The following proteins are co-located in the Apium graveolens cultivar Ventura chromosome 5, ASM990537v1, whole genome shotgun sequence genome:
- the LOC141660681 gene encoding uncharacterized protein LOC141660681: MLAYGVEAVVPVEISHSSPRIQAYNVEENMEGQRLALDLIDEVRDAAHAKIVEYQKKASFYYNLRVKERFFKQRELVLRNVEASGVGQKGKLAPNWEGPYKVRSVQGRGTYKLETMEGEEIPWIWHAQNLKAYYL, encoded by the coding sequence ATGCTAGCTTACGGAgtagaagcagttgttcctgtggAAATATCCCACTCGTCTCCTAGAATCCAAGCATACAATGTTGAGGAAAACatggaagggcaaaggttagctTTGGACTTGATAGATGAAGTACGTGATGCAGCTCATGccaagatagtagaatatcagaaaaaagcctCATTTTACTATAACCTAAGGGTGAAAGAAAGATTCTTTAAGCAAAGAGAGTTGGTCCTAAGGAATGTGGAAGCTTCCGGAGTTGGACAGAAGGGAAaactcgccccaaattgggaaggtcCATATAAGGTTAggagtgttcaaggaagaggaacttACAAGTTGGAAACCATGGAAGGAGAAGAAATACCTTGGAtttggcatgctcaaaacctgaaagCTTACTACCTATAG
- the LOC141724811 gene encoding uncharacterized protein LOC141724811, whose product MSSGRGGINKKQHTRRKQRQDEEDEVDKLLRATEDDILLKLSVDSHMSRGSSSQIIHPDLDRRFQALRSSSKSNSKPPASIAKPTSVISDTILNKEPVVNEDDGDDLFARFAALKSILPSHSNQNEQVEINDGDEVDEVIRWAIDSAALDPSPPSDDDNVSDDSTDDQTDDDEDDIKKKENNKKKNKGGQK is encoded by the coding sequence ATGAGTAGTGGACGGGGTGGAATTAATAAAAAGCAGCACACCAGAAGAAAACAACGCCAAGATGAAGAGGACGAAGTGGATAAGCTTTTAAGAGCAACAGAAGATGATATACTACTCAAGCTCAGCGTTGATTCTCACATGTCTCGTGGCTCTTCTTCTCAAATTATCCATCCAGATCTTGACCGTCGATTCCAAGCTCTCCGATCATCATCCAAATCCAATTCCAAGCCTCCCGCATCTATTGCCAAGCCCACCAGTGTTATATCTGATACCATATTAAACAAGGAACCTGTTGTTAATGAGGATGATGGTGATGATTTGTTTGCCAGATTCGCTGCTTTGAAGTCTATTCTTCCTTCGCATTCAAATCAGAATGAACAAGTGGAAATTAATGACGGTGATGAGGTTGATGAGGTGATCCGTTGGGCTATTGATTCTGCTGCTCTCGATCCTTCCCCGCCTTCTGATGATGATAATGTTAGTGATGATAGTACCGATGATCAAACGGATGATGACGAAGATGATAtcaaaaagaaagaaaataacaAGAAGAAGAACAAAGGGGGACAAAAATGA